CGCGTTATGTCGAGTCCCGCCCTGTTTCGAGACTCGCTCAGGCCACGGCTCCCCGCCCTCAGCTCGCCGCCTCCGCAACCGCGCCCTCCGGAGCCACGGCGGCCCCATCCACGTTCAGCTTCGGCAGCCGCCGCGCCAGCCAGCCCGGCATCCACCAGTTGAGGTCGCCCAGCAGCTCCATCGCCGCCGGCACCAGGACAAGGCGCACGACCGTCGCGTCGATGAAGATGGCGAAGGACAGCCCGAAGCCCATCAGCTTCATCACGCGCTCCCCGCCCAGTATGAAAGCGGCGAAGACACAGACCATGATCAGGGCCGCCGCCGAGATGACGCGGCCCGTCGCCGCTAGTCCGTCCGCCACCGCCTGCCGGTTGTCGCCGCAGCGGTCGTACTCTTCCCGCACCCTGGACAGCAGGAAGACCTCATAGTCCATGGACAGGCCGAACACGATGGCGAAGAGCATCATCGGCGCCCAGGCCTCGATGGGCCCCGACTTTCCCAGGCCAAAGAGGCTGCCGAGAAAGCCCCACTGGAAGATCGCCACCATGGCCCCAAAGGCCGCCCCGATGGACAGCAGGTTCATGACCACGGCCTTCACGGGCACCACGACGCTGTGGAAGACCATCATCAGCAGCAGGAAGGACAGCAACAGAACGGCGCCGAAGAACAGGGGCAGCCGGCTGGCGATGTAGTCCGCGAAGTCCACCACGATCGGTGGTCCGCCCGAGGTGTATATCTGCAGGCCCGTCGAGGTGGCCACCGGTGGCAATGTTTCCTCGCGCAACCTGTGCACTAGCTCCGACGTCTCCTTGTCCTGCGGCGCCGAGGCTGCGAAGAGGTTAATGATTGCCAGGCGGGCGTCCGGCAGGATTAGGGGCTCCGCGACCGAGGCAACGCCCTCGGTCGCTCTTAGCGCTCTCGTTAGCTCCTGCACCTTCGGCGCGTCCGCCGCACCCTCCGGCAAGTCCGCGATGATCAGGAAGGGCGAGTTGAAACCGGGCCCGAAGCCCTCCGACAGGAGGTCGTAGGCCCGGCGCGTGGTGTCCTTCTCCTGGCGGTTGCCGGCGTCGCCGAACCCTAACCGTAACGCGAAGACGGGCGACGCCAGGGCCACGAGCAGCGCAGTGCTGAGGAGCAGCGCTGGCCAGGGATGAGCCTGGACGACGCGGCTCCAGCGGTACCAGAAGTGTTCCGAAGCTTCACGTTCGGCGCTCCTGTGGGGCAGGCCCAGCCTGTCGATGCCGCGTCCGACGAAGCCCAGCAGCGCCGGCAGCAGGGTCACGGCGGCCAGCATGGTCATGAGGACCGCCAGCACCGCCGACACCGACAGGCTGCGCATGAAGTCCATGTTCATCATGAAAATGCCGAGCAGCGAGATCACGACCGTCATGCCCGCGAAGACCACTGCCCGGCCCGAGGTGTCGAGCGCCAGGGCGATCGCCTGCCGCGGCTCGAGGCCGTCGCGCAGGCCGTGGCGATAGCGCGTGACGATGAGCAGCGCGTAGTCGATCCCGACACCGATGCCGATCATCGCCGCGACCTGCGTGGTGAAGTCCGGCACCGCCAGCACCCGCGTCAAGAGGCCGATGAGGGCTGCACCACTTCCGATCCCGCACAGCGCCGTGACGATCGGCAGTCCCATCGCCAGCACGGACCCGAAGGCCACGAGCAGGATGATCATCGCTGCGACGATACCGACGACCTCACTCGCGAACTCAGGCCGGTCGGCGAAAATGTCGCCGCCCAGTTCGATGCGCAAGCCGGGCACGTCCACGTCCCGCGCCAGAGCCTCGACCGTCTCCGCGTCGGCCTGGAAGGCCTCCCGCTCCCGCATCGAGAGGTTGAGCTCCGCGTAGGCGATGCGGCCGTCCGCCGAGATCTGGTAGGCGTTCTGCGGCTCGTAGGGGCTGATCAGCTCCTCTTCATCCAGCGCCTCGCGCACACGGGCGAAAAGGTCCTCCATCGCCCTGCGCACCGCCGGGTCGTTGACCCCCTGCTCCGCCGCGAAGACGATCTGGCCGGAGAAGCCGCTGCGCTGAGCCAGGCCCCTCTCCTCCATCAGGTCCAGCGCCCGCGCGCTCTCCGAGTCCGGCAGCTCGAACACGGTCCGGTACTCCCCTGACAGCGCCGCGCAGGCGCCGATCGCCGTGGCCAGCAGCGCTAACCAGGCGATCACGACCAGGCGCCGGTTGCGGTAGCAGGTATCGGCCAGCCCTCTCATCCGCTTTCCTCCTGGGACCCCACTAACCTCTGCCCCTGTTGAGGTTACACCGTCTCGTGACGAAATTCACACAGAGGCCTGCTGTACAGTTGCGGGTGTGACCATCGACGTCCACGCCCACGTCGTCCCCGAACGCTTCCCGCCACATCCCCCCGGCGCCGACGAGCGCTGGCCGGAGATGGACCACTTCGAGCCGGGGCGCGCCCGCGTAATGATCGCCGGGCGGAACTTCCGCACCGTGACAGAGGGGGTTTGGAGCGCCACCCGCCGCATTGAAGACATGGACCGCGAGGGGGTCGACGTCCAGGTCCTCTCGCCCATGCCCGAGCTTCTCTCCTACTGGCTCCCGCTCGAGGACAGCCGCGTCCTGGCGGAGCACGTGAACGACTACATCACCCGCATGGTCGAGGCCTCCCCTGGCCGCTTCCATGGCCTCGGCATGGTGCGGCTACAGGACCCGGACGCCGCCGCACTCGATCTGGAAGGGGTCCGCGCGCGTCGCCTCGCCGGCATCGAGGTCGGCTCGAACGTCCTCGGCCGCTCTCTTGGCGACCCGCGCTTTCTCGACTTCTGGAAGGCGGTCGAGCGCGCCGGACTCGCGGTCTTCGTCCACGCGCTGCACCCCACCATGCGCGACCGCTTCGTCGGCCCGGAGCAGGTGGTAAATGCTGTCGGCTTCCCCCACGACACCGGCCTCACGATCGCTTCTCTGATCAGCGGCGGCACCCTGCAGGCCTGCCCGGGCCTGCGCATGGCCTTCAGTCACGGTGGCGGCAGCTTCCCCTTCGTCCTGCCGCGGCTCGAAAACGCCTGGAGCGGGGCCTGGAACGAGGGCGAGCCGCTCGTACCCGGCGCCGCGCCGAGCGAGCTCCGCCAGGCGCTGCCGGAGTCGCCCTCTACCTATGCGCGGCGCCTTTACTACGACACCCTGCTCTTCGACCGCCGGGCCATCCGTTATCTCCTGGACATCATGGGCGCATCGCAGCTCGTGATCGGCACCGACTACCCTTTCTTCCCCCGCGAGCAGCCGGTCGGCGCTACCGTCCGCTCCCTCGGCCTCGACGCCACAACCCTGGGCGCGGTCGAGACGGCGAACGCCCTCCGCTTCCTGGGCATCGCGCCCGCGGCGCAGGGCTAATCTGAGGCCGGGGGGCGGATCTAGCCGAGGGTCCCCTTCGTGCTCGGCGTCTGGCCGGCGCGCCGCGGCTCCAGGCGGGTCGCGATGGAGAGCGCCCTTCCCAGCGCCTTGAAGATGACCTCGGCCTTGTGGTGGTCGTTGACGCCGGAGAGGAGGCGGACGTTGAGGTTGAACTTCCCTTCGAGCGCCAGCGACTGCAGCAGGTGCTCGATGAGGTCGCACGGCAGTTCCCCCACCTGCTCCCCCGTCCACCGCACCGCGAGCGAAGCGTATCCCCTGCCCGACACGTCCACGGCTACCTGCGCCAGCGCCTCATCCAGCGGCACCAGGGCGTCGCCCATGCGCGTGATGCCGGCTCCCTCGCCAATCGCCCCGAGGAACGCCCGGCCCAGCGCGATCGCCGTGTCCTCCACCGTGTGGTGCGGGTCGACGTGGAGGTCGCCCTTTGCCACTAGCGTTATGTCAAATATGCCGTGACGCGCCAGCTGCTCGACGAGGTGGTCCAGCATGCCGATGCCCGTCGAGACCTCGGCGTGGCCGCTGCCGTCGAGGTCCCACGCGGCCTCGATGGCCGTCTCGCGCGTCTCGCGCCGGTACGTCGCCCTGCGTTCGCTCAAGGGGTCGACCCTCTCTCTGACGGCGCCTGGCCGCCAGGCCCCTCGGCTCGCCCGATCTCCCTCAGCGCCTCGATCAGTCTGTCCGTGTGCTCGGGCTTGCCGACGCTGATCCGGATGTAGTTCCGCAGCAACGGCGTATCGAAGTATCGGATCATGATGCCCTGGGCCGCCAGCTTTTCCTTCACCAGCCCGGCCTCGATGCCCGCGACGCGGCAGAGGATGAAGTTGGCCCGCGTCGGCACCGGCTCCAACCATGGCAGCTCCGCGAGCCTGCCCGCCAGCCTCTCGCGCTCGTCCACGATCCTCCTCACGTTGGCCAGCAGCCAGTCACGGTCCTGCAGGCTCGCCAGGGCCGCCGTCTCTGCCGCGACGCTCACGCTGTAAGGCTGCTTTGCCTTCATGGCGACCGCGATAATCTCGGGCGACGCCACCATGTAGCCGACGCGGAGGCCGGCCAGGCCCGCCCATTTGCTCAGCGTCCGCAGCACCATCAGGTTCGGGTAACGCGGCACGAGATCCACGAAGCTCTCACCCGCGAACTCCGCGTAGGCCTCGTCGACGACGACCGGCCGTCCGCCCTCGAGGAGGACCGCTAGCTCCTCGCTCGAAAGCGGCGTGCCGCTCGGGTTGTTCGGGGAGACCACGAAAATAAGGCGCGCCTTGCGCGCCTGCGCGGCGAAGCCGTCCAGGCGCAGCGAGAAGTCCGGCCGCCGCGGCAGGTTGATGACCCGCGCGCCCTGCACTTCCGCGGCGAAGGCGTACATCCCGAACGTGGGAGGGAAGTTCAGGACCGCCTCGCCTGGCGCCACGAACATCCGCGTCACGAGGTCGATCAGTTCGTCGCTGCCCGCCCCGGCGACTATGTTCTCCGGCCCCAGGCCCACGTAGTCCGCCAGAGCCGCCCTCAGGTCGCGCTGGTCCGGGTCGGGATAGATGTTGTAGCCACGCTCCTTAGCCAGCGCCTCCAGCGCCCGCGGCGAGGGCCCGTAGGGGTTCTCGTTCCCATCGAGCTTGACGATCGTCTCGACGGGCACGCCGATGCGCTTCGCCAGCACCTCCGGCGGCTCGATGGGCACGTAGCCCGGGATCTCCAGGAGGTGCGGCTGCACCCACTCGCGCAGCCAGTCCCCGGCCGCCGCCTGCCGGCGCGCGGGGCCGCTCACTTCGGCAGCCTTTCCTCGATGGCGCGCGCATGGCCCTCCAGTCCCTCGGCGTAAGCGATACGGGCTCCGGGCGGCCCCAGGCGGACTACGTCCTCGTCGCGGATCTCCATGACCGTGCTGAACTTGAGGAAGTCCAGCACGCTCAGCGGCGAGGCGAAGCGCGCCGCGCCTCCCGTTGGCATCACGTGGCTTGGGCCGCCGGTATAGTCCCCGATAGCCTCCGGGCTGCTCTCGCCGATGAAGATTCCGCCCGCATTCTTCACCAGGCCAGCAAGCCTGCGGGCGTCTCGCGCCAGGATGCAGAGGTGCTCGGGGGCGAACTCGCTCGCCAGCGCCACTGCCTCCTCCATGCTCGCGGCCACCACCGCCCCGCCCTGGTTTTCGATCGCAGTCCGGGCGACGTTGCCCCGAGGCAAGTCGGCCACGCGCTTCTCGATCTCGTACAGAACCTGCTCCGCCAGCGGCTTCGAGTCCGTGATCAGCAGCGGCGTCGCCATCTCGTCGTGCTCCGCCTGCGCGATCATGTCGACCGCGCACAGCACTGGGTCTGCGTCCCCGTCGGCGACGACGACCGTCTCGGTCGGCCCGTAGATCGAGTCAATCCCGACGTCCCCGAAGACCTCCCGCTTGGCCAGGGTCACGAAGATGTTCCCCGGGCCCACGATCTTGTCCACCCGCGGGATCGTCTCCGTCCCGTAGGCCAGGGCTGCGATTGCCTGGGCCCCGCTGGCCATGAACACGCGGTCCACGCCGGCGATCGCCGCCGCCGCGAGCTTCACCGCCGGGACGCGGCCGCTGCGGTCGGCCGGGCTGACCATTACGAGCGCGCCCACGCCCGCTACCTTCGCCGGCACGAGGGTGTGGAGCACGGAGGACGGATAGACGGGGAATGTGCCCGGCACATAGAAGCCGACGGTCTCGAGCGGCCGTACGCGCACGCCGAGGCCGTCCTCCTCGTACGAGGTCATCAGCCGCCGCGCCTGCCCCTCGTGGTAGCGCCGGACACGCTCCGCCGCGAACTCGAGGGCTTCGCGCAGGTCAGCCGGTATCTCCGCGAGTGCGCGCTCGACCTCCTCGCGCGGCACTTCCAGCGCCCGGTGTGGCACGCCGTCGAAGGCCTCGCAGTAGCGCCGGACGGCGGCGTCGCCCTCCAGGCGCACTTCGCGGACGATGCGCCGCACCGCCTCCGCTGCCGAGACCTCGGCCCCCATGACCTCGGCCGTGCGCTTCCGCGCCGCCGGTGACAGCTCGGCCTCGCTCGCGGGACGGCGCCGCAG
The DNA window shown above is from Dehalococcoidia bacterium and carries:
- a CDS encoding amidohydrolase family protein; protein product: MTIDVHAHVVPERFPPHPPGADERWPEMDHFEPGRARVMIAGRNFRTVTEGVWSATRRIEDMDREGVDVQVLSPMPELLSYWLPLEDSRVLAEHVNDYITRMVEASPGRFHGLGMVRLQDPDAAALDLEGVRARRLAGIEVGSNVLGRSLGDPRFLDFWKAVERAGLAVFVHALHPTMRDRFVGPEQVVNAVGFPHDTGLTIASLISGGTLQACPGLRMAFSHGGGSFPFVLPRLENAWSGAWNEGEPLVPGAAPSELRQALPESPSTYARRLYYDTLLFDRRAIRYLLDIMGASQLVIGTDYPFFPREQPVGATVRSLGLDATTLGAVETANALRFLGIAPAAQG
- the hisD gene encoding histidinol dehydrogenase, with the translated sequence MRLVVGAEEARRTILRRRPASEAELSPAARKRTAEVMGAEVSAAEAVRRIVREVRLEGDAAVRRYCEAFDGVPHRALEVPREEVERALAEIPADLREALEFAAERVRRYHEGQARRLMTSYEEDGLGVRVRPLETVGFYVPGTFPVYPSSVLHTLVPAKVAGVGALVMVSPADRSGRVPAVKLAAAAIAGVDRVFMASGAQAIAALAYGTETIPRVDKIVGPGNIFVTLAKREVFGDVGIDSIYGPTETVVVADGDADPVLCAVDMIAQAEHDEMATPLLITDSKPLAEQVLYEIEKRVADLPRGNVARTAIENQGGAVVAASMEEAVALASEFAPEHLCILARDARRLAGLVKNAGGIFIGESSPEAIGDYTGGPSHVMPTGGAARFASPLSVLDFLKFSTVMEIRDEDVVRLGPPGARIAYAEGLEGHARAIEERLPK
- the hisB gene encoding imidazoleglycerol-phosphate dehydratase HisB: MSERRATYRRETRETAIEAAWDLDGSGHAEVSTGIGMLDHLVEQLARHGIFDITLVAKGDLHVDPHHTVEDTAIALGRAFLGAIGEGAGITRMGDALVPLDEALAQVAVDVSGRGYASLAVRWTGEQVGELPCDLIEHLLQSLALEGKFNLNVRLLSGVNDHHKAEVIFKALGRALSIATRLEPRRAGQTPSTKGTLG
- a CDS encoding MMPL family transporter → MRGLADTCYRNRRLVVIAWLALLATAIGACAALSGEYRTVFELPDSESARALDLMEERGLAQRSGFSGQIVFAAEQGVNDPAVRRAMEDLFARVREALDEEELISPYEPQNAYQISADGRIAYAELNLSMREREAFQADAETVEALARDVDVPGLRIELGGDIFADRPEFASEVVGIVAAMIILLVAFGSVLAMGLPIVTALCGIGSGAALIGLLTRVLAVPDFTTQVAAMIGIGVGIDYALLIVTRYRHGLRDGLEPRQAIALALDTSGRAVVFAGMTVVISLLGIFMMNMDFMRSLSVSAVLAVLMTMLAAVTLLPALLGFVGRGIDRLGLPHRSAEREASEHFWYRWSRVVQAHPWPALLLSTALLVALASPVFALRLGFGDAGNRQEKDTTRRAYDLLSEGFGPGFNSPFLIIADLPEGAADAPKVQELTRALRATEGVASVAEPLILPDARLAIINLFAASAPQDKETSELVHRLREETLPPVATSTGLQIYTSGGPPIVVDFADYIASRLPLFFGAVLLLSFLLLMMVFHSVVVPVKAVVMNLLSIGAAFGAMVAIFQWGFLGSLFGLGKSGPIEAWAPMMLFAIVFGLSMDYEVFLLSRVREEYDRCGDNRQAVADGLAATGRVISAAALIMVCVFAAFILGGERVMKLMGFGLSFAIFIDATVVRLVLVPAAMELLGDLNWWMPGWLARRLPKLNVDGAAVAPEGAVAEAAS
- the hisC gene encoding histidinol-phosphate transaminase, with product MSGPARRQAAAGDWLREWVQPHLLEIPGYVPIEPPEVLAKRIGVPVETIVKLDGNENPYGPSPRALEALAKERGYNIYPDPDQRDLRAALADYVGLGPENIVAGAGSDELIDLVTRMFVAPGEAVLNFPPTFGMYAFAAEVQGARVINLPRRPDFSLRLDGFAAQARKARLIFVVSPNNPSGTPLSSEELAVLLEGGRPVVVDEAYAEFAGESFVDLVPRYPNLMVLRTLSKWAGLAGLRVGYMVASPEIIAVAMKAKQPYSVSVAAETAALASLQDRDWLLANVRRIVDERERLAGRLAELPWLEPVPTRANFILCRVAGIEAGLVKEKLAAQGIMIRYFDTPLLRNYIRISVGKPEHTDRLIEALREIGRAEGPGGQAPSERGSTP